DNA from Denticeps clupeoides chromosome 7, fDenClu1.1, whole genome shotgun sequence:
CTATcatgtgtgtacatgcacatcATTCTGTTGTTAGATCTTGATGTGGAAAGCAGTCGCCTGGGAGCTTGGGGGCTCAGCAGCTGGGGGGGTCTGAGCAGAGGACTTGAACAGGGCCTTCAAGATGGTCTGGGGGTCAACCTCCGCTGTTGGCTGAGAGGATGATGACCGTGGGCGGCTCAGGGAAGGTGGGAGACCATCCTTCtttccaccacctccaccaccaggaGTGTCACTGAGCCTCCTGAAACAACATTACGGCCCATGACGCAGGAGCTCTCATTCTGTAAGACTGCTGCAGCTGCTTGCTCAGGACAAGAGAGCTGTGAACATCACACAATTTTTGAACAAGAGGCAAACTTACAGTAGGATTGGCTGATCTGATGTAATGACGTTCCCTTGTATGTGAAGATTACACTTCATAGGTTGacctgggggggaaaaaaaaaaaaaaaaaaaaaaaaaaaaaactcagccacttgacaaattacattttgcacCATTAGATTGCAGTGATGTTAATAGAGATTCTTGTGCATAACGCAAATGGTAAAGGCAGACATAACTGACTaaatcaaaaagtaaaaaaagaggtGATATACAAGATGTGTACAATCTGTGTAGATCACATTACGTTAATAATTCAggcaaaataacaaataaaaacagaatttaggATTACATTTGTATACAAGAATATCAATAttctgtatcaatacaatatcaccacataaaatatatcgatacagcaatatatcatgattttctaacacccctaccaTCTAGGCAGCGGTTGTTGTATTTCCTGTAGGCATTAATGGCATCCTCCTTCTTGACAAACACAACCTCAGCCACACCTTGTTTGACCAGCCGTGCCCGCTTCaaggcaccacacacacagaacagctcCTGAAGACCACATGGAGGAAAAATGAgtaaggatttttaaaaaataaaacaaaaatctcAATACTGTTAACCACATTTCCAGAACAGAATCAGACAAGGACTCACCACAATGTCCTCCTCAGTGACTCGTGGGTGCAGGTTGTTCACGGTGATCTTGGTACCTTCCAGTGGACTGAATGCAGGCTGAAggataagaaaataaaagtctgAGTTATAGTTGACCCTACGGAATATTTTTAACAGAGCTGTACGATGTCGAAAGTATTtcactctggacaagagcaTCTGCTGAgttcagtaaatgtaaatttcatatTTCTGTCATTTGTAGCTTGTGAAAGGTAAACTTGAAGATGCACTAGTATTTCTGGTACTCATAAATGTGCACAAATAAATGCAGTTGTGCAACACCTTGCTGCAAAAATTCCAACCACACCCTCAGGCCATTGACAACCCTGAGTACTTATATTTCTCATCACACATGGGGCAGGTTTATAAACCTGTTTTTGGATCTTTAATCCATTTGCTCAAGCCTGAGGTGAGTTTCTAAGCATTTTGAAAACCTCTCTCCATTAGAGAAACACTGCTAGTGATTACGGTGCTCACATATGCCCTAAACAGTACAAACTCCCAAAATCTATGGAGTCACCCACCTGTGGAGGGGCAGCTTGTGAGTTGGCATCCCCACCAGGTCTAGCATTTTGTCCATGCCCCGTGGCCAGGGTTCTGGAGATAGGAGCCAAACTGGAAGCTGAGGACCGGGAAGCTGCTGCCTGAGCCTGGTTGGAGCGTGATGGAGCCACAGGTACAGGAGGTGGCGCTGTGTATGTATCATTCTTCACCACTTTCGTTATGGGAGCAGACATGGAGAAGGGTGTACTCATGGCCCCAGGCTGTAGAGAGGGGGGAAATTATTTCGCCGTTTCTGGAAGTATGTTGTCTGGTCTGGCTAAAATATCCAAACCCGTGTCATAGCAGCACTGATTCACTGAATTCTTGCCAGGAATGTTTGGAGAACTTgtccaaaccctcccagcaTCTTTTCAAGCATGCAAACAGAAAATCAATGCGCACAAAATCTCTTGTTCAAAACTTAAAGTTTAAGACTTTATAGCTCAATAATGTGTTACTATAGACTACAGAATATACAACACCAGTCAGTATCAACATCTTACGTTGTCCTattgtagtttaaaaaaaaaaaagaaaaaaaaaaaaaaaaaaaaaaaaaagtgccgtTTGTTAAATTCTAATGTCTGGCCTGATGGCCAACGCTTTTTGTGGGAACTGCAATGCAACTCACCCGCGTCTGTGCAAAACTGCTGCCTGTGGTGATCTTCATCTGTTTATTAGGGATAACATCACTGTCTCctgactgcaaaaaaaatgcaactcaTAAAATTTTGTTCTTGTATTAGATTGAAATTGAGACCAAAGCTAATCATTACATTCACATTATTTGACATGAACTGTATGATTGGCTTAAAATAACAGCCAAAAGCAAATTCTTCACTGATGCTAAGGTATAACTTACAtcatataaaaacaaaagacatgcaTGGATGTGTAGACTACGGTGTTCAGTTGTAACTCATTTTCATGTAAAAAGAGAGAATCAGTCTTCTGCAGAAGTTTGAAGCCAAAACCCACCTGAGATGTTCTGCTGGGAGCATTGATGCGGATTCCACTTGTCATCCCCACAGGTCTTTGCTGCATGGAAAGGTTCAAATTTATTACGTATGGTGCTCCACACGTTCCAAACACAACAGACACTGACACTGAGATTACTGAGCAGTAAGATCCAATGTAAGATATACATGATGCATCTAGAAACACTAATATAATATCAATATTATGTTCACACTGAGTCTTACCTGAATTGTT
Protein-coding regions in this window:
- the poldip3 gene encoding polymerase delta-interacting protein 3, translated to MADVSLDELIRRRGFSARGTSKRPMLGRGAAAVGRTFDARNKIGVGDARQRLVGPGQTGGGGGGGGVFQVKDAREKLGQKDARFRIRGRGGSAGAIQDARQMINSRKQQQGPSPLDGSSQTIKPMLVGLQMHVPQIQIHNTAALARQFPAASGLNVRAGIVPQPGGGLKKVVDARDRLSLKRSITGTVNQGLAAPLKITKTIQQRPVGMTSGIRINAPSRTSQSGDSDVIPNKQMKITTGSSFAQTRPGAMSTPFSMSAPITKVVKNDTYTAPPPVPVAPSRSNQAQAAASRSSASSLAPISRTLATGHGQNARPGGDANSQAAPPQPAFSPLEGTKITVNNLHPRVTEEDIVELFCVCGALKRARLVKQGVAEVVFVKKEDAINAYRKYNNRCLDGQPMKCNLHIQGNVITSDQPILLRLSDTPGGGGGGKKDGLPPSLSRPRSSSSQPTAEVDPQTILKALFKSSAQTPPAAEPPSSQATAFHIKI